The sequence ATATCAGGAAACTTTTGACGCAGGGCTTCAATAACATCAGCGGTGTCATCAACCGACAACGTTGTTTGGCTCATGTAATGAAGGTTTTTCGGGTCTTTCACTTCCAGCTTTTCAACGTCTTCCGGCGACTCAACCAGATAAATACCGCCGTTTTCATTTTTATACTGGCCCATTGTGCCTTCAACTTCCGGATGGCCGGCATGACCAATGAGCACACACTCGTGGCCTTTTCGGCTGGCACGGGTGACTTCCATATGTACCTTAGTCACTAGCGGACACGTGGCATCAAACACTTTTAAACCCCGCTCTTTGGCTTCCTGACGCACCGCCTGAGAAACACCGTGAGCACTGAAAATCACAATATGATCGTCTGGCACTTCATGCAGCTCTTCAACAAAAATAGCGCCTGCGTCACGTAGTTTATTGACGACGTATTTGTTGTGAACCACCTCATGACGCACATAAATTGGCGGCTCAAAAATCTCTAAAGCACGCTCAACAATGGTTATGGCTCTATCAACACCTGCACAAAAGCCACGTGGGTTCGCCAACAAAATCTGCATATGTCCTCCTGCGTTCAACCGACTCCGTCAGTTACGGCTCAACGCTGATAATTTCTACTTCAAAAATCACCGTCTGGCCTGCCAGCGGGTGATTAAAATCGATAGTCACTGTTGGACCTTCAATTTTTCGAACAATTCCCGGTAAATCCGTTCCATCCGGCTGGGTAAAGGCTAAAATAGCGCCAACCTCAGGCTTAGTGTCATCACTAAACTTAGCCGAATCAACGTAGTAATAGTTGTCCGGGTTCGGCTCTCCAAAAGCGTCCTTAGGCTCCAACGTGAATTCACGCTCAGCGCCTTCACGAAGCCCTACTAAACAGGCTTCAAAATTTTCCGTTAAGCTGCCATCGCCCATACGGAACTTGGCCGGTT comes from Idiomarina sp. X4 and encodes:
- the ispH gene encoding 4-hydroxy-3-methylbut-2-enyl diphosphate reductase, which translates into the protein MQILLANPRGFCAGVDRAITIVERALEIFEPPIYVRHEVVHNKYVVNKLRDAGAIFVEELHEVPDDHIVIFSAHGVSQAVRQEAKERGLKVFDATCPLVTKVHMEVTRASRKGHECVLIGHAGHPEVEGTMGQYKNENGGIYLVESPEDVEKLEVKDPKNLHYMSQTTLSVDDTADVIEALRQKFPDINGPRKDDICYATQNRQDAVRELASDADIMLVVGARNSSNSNRLRELSEKMGTPAYLIDDASCIDKSWLEDKEKVAVTAGASAPEVLVQEVIAKLQSWGGKTAVELSGREENITFSIPPELRPHPAA
- the fkpB gene encoding FKBP-type peptidyl-prolyl cis-trans isomerase; translated protein: MSRLPIEHGREVVMHFTIKLTDGSVADSTKMSGKPAKFRMGDGSLTENFEACLVGLREGAEREFTLEPKDAFGEPNPDNYYYVDSAKFSDDTKPEVGAILAFTQPDGTDLPGIVRKIEGPTVTIDFNHPLAGQTVIFEVEIISVEP